From Xenopus laevis strain J_2021 chromosome 7L, Xenopus_laevis_v10.1, whole genome shotgun sequence, one genomic window encodes:
- the lin7b.L gene encoding protein lin-7 homolog B isoform X1 translates to MLWPHSLITTFHFTKLDVSRAIELLERLQRSGEVPPQKLQALQRVLQSKFCSAVREVYQQLYDTLDIPGSAEIRAHATAKATVAAFAASEGHAHPRVVELPKTDEGLGFNIMGGKEQNSPIYISRIIPGGVADRHGGLKRGDQLLSVNGVSVEGEQHEKAVELLKAAQGTVKLVVRYTPKVLEEMEARFEKMRTARRRQQQNSYTSLESRG, encoded by the exons ATGTTGTGGCCACACTCCTTAATTACCACGTTCCATTTTACAAAACTCG ATGTTTCCCGTGCCATTGAGCTGCTGGAGAGGTTACAGCGCAGCGGAGAGGTGCCGCCTCAGAAACTGCAGGCCTTGCAGCGTGTCTTGCAAAgcaaattctgctcagcagtacGTGAG GTCTATCAGCAGTTGTATGACACTCTGGATATCCCAGGGAGTGCTGAAATAAGGGCTCACGCCACTGCTAAG GCTACCGTGGCAGCTTTTGCAGCAAGTGAAGGACACGCACACCCTAGAGTTGTTGAGCTCCCTAAAACTGATGAAGGGCTGGGATTTAACATCATGGGAGGAAAAGAGCAGAATTCCCCCATTTACATCTCTCGAATTATCCCTGGTGGGGTGGCAGATCGTCATGGAGGACTCAAACGTGGGGACCAGCTCCTTTCTGTTAACGGGGTG AGTGTTGAAGGAGAGCAGCATGAAAAGGCAGTGGAGCTCCTGAAAGCTGCACAAGGGACGGTGAAGCTCGTGGTGCGTTATACTCCAAAAGTTCTGGAGGAGATGGAGGCCAGATTTGAGAAGATGAGGACAGCTCGGCGCCGCCAGCAACAGAACAGCTACAC TTCCCTTGAATCTCGAGGTTGA
- the lin7b.L gene encoding protein lin-7 homolog B isoform X2, which produces MAALSEPLGLERDVSRAIELLERLQRSGEVPPQKLQALQRVLQSKFCSAVREVYQQLYDTLDIPGSAEIRAHATAKATVAAFAASEGHAHPRVVELPKTDEGLGFNIMGGKEQNSPIYISRIIPGGVADRHGGLKRGDQLLSVNGVSVEGEQHEKAVELLKAAQGTVKLVVRYTPKVLEEMEARFEKMRTARRRQQQNSYTSLESRG; this is translated from the exons ATGGCAGCTCTGTCTGAGCCTCTAGGACTGGAGAGAG ATGTTTCCCGTGCCATTGAGCTGCTGGAGAGGTTACAGCGCAGCGGAGAGGTGCCGCCTCAGAAACTGCAGGCCTTGCAGCGTGTCTTGCAAAgcaaattctgctcagcagtacGTGAG GTCTATCAGCAGTTGTATGACACTCTGGATATCCCAGGGAGTGCTGAAATAAGGGCTCACGCCACTGCTAAG GCTACCGTGGCAGCTTTTGCAGCAAGTGAAGGACACGCACACCCTAGAGTTGTTGAGCTCCCTAAAACTGATGAAGGGCTGGGATTTAACATCATGGGAGGAAAAGAGCAGAATTCCCCCATTTACATCTCTCGAATTATCCCTGGTGGGGTGGCAGATCGTCATGGAGGACTCAAACGTGGGGACCAGCTCCTTTCTGTTAACGGGGTG AGTGTTGAAGGAGAGCAGCATGAAAAGGCAGTGGAGCTCCTGAAAGCTGCACAAGGGACGGTGAAGCTCGTGGTGCGTTATACTCCAAAAGTTCTGGAGGAGATGGAGGCCAGATTTGAGAAGATGAGGACAGCTCGGCGCCGCCAGCAACAGAACAGCTACAC TTCCCTTGAATCTCGAGGTTGA